CACCTGCGGATGCAACAGATTCTCTTCAATAATTCGCTGTTTCCAACTTTCTAAAATTGGATACACTTTCTCAGCCAAGAAAGCCTGATACTCCTCCTTAGATTGTTCCTTTGGTTTGCGGAATTGCCACTGTCCAGCAATCAAAGCTTGTAAATCCAAGTGCCAGAATATTTCCTCAATGGGAATATCGCTAGGCTGCAACAATTTCGTTCCCCAGAAAGGTGGGGTGGGACGTTCAATATCTACAGCCACAGCTTCAGAACGTCTTGTATCTACTACTTTTGGTTCAGCAGATGTTTCTTCAGCAGTTGTAGCTTTTGGTTCTTTGTGACCATTTGTCGAAACTTCAGCAGTTTCCACTTCATTCAAAAATCCCTGCAAATCTTCCCAGTTATTAGTTGCCTTTGCTGGCATTAATTTATCCATGAAGTGCAAGTCAGAAAAGGCATCTTTGCCATAAACAACTTTACCTTTGTAGGTATTTTGGCAATCTTCATAGACAAACTTGGGAGTTAACGCCGCACCACCTAAAATTACGGGGACACTAATTCCCTTTTCGTTGAATACCTCCAAATTCTCTTTCATGAAGGCGGTGGATTTCACCAGCAAACCACTCATGGCAATACAATCAGGTTTGTGCTGTTCGTAAGCGTTGATGATGTTTTCTACTGGCTGCTTAATTCCCAGATTAATCACCTTGTAGCCGTTGTTGGACAAGATGATATCCACCAAGTTTTTACCAATGTCATGGACATCGCCTTTGACTGTGGCAATGATAAAGGTTCCCTTGGCATTGTTGCCTGATTCTGATTTTTCCATGAAGGGTTCTAGAAACGCCACCGCAGCTTTCATAGTTTCCGCAGATTGCAAGACGAAGGGTAACTGCATTTGTCCAGAACCGAATAACTCCCCGACAACTTTCATGCCATCTAGCAAGAAGGTGTTGATAATTTCTAAGGGGGGATGTTCTTCTAAGGCTTTTTTCAGATGTTCTTCTAAACCAATGCGTTCGCCGTCGATGATATGGCGTTTGAGACGTTCTGGGATGGGGAGACTTTCATCTAAGGAGCGATCGCGTTTAGTTGTTACCCCAGCAAACGCTGTGGTAAGCTCTCCCAAGGGATCGTAAACGCAAACATTACCCTCAAACTTCCGCTGATCATAAATCAACTGGCGACAAATTTCTTGATGGCGTTCGTCAATCTTCGAGAGTGGTAAAATCTTGTTAGCGCTGACAATAGCTGCATCCATTCCCGCCGTTGTCGCTTCGTGCAAAAACACCGAGTTCAGCACCATCCGCGAGGCTGGAGTCAAACCAAAGGAAATATTGGAAACACCCAAAATCACATGACATCCAGGCAATCCTTCACGAATGCGCCGGATGGATTCAATGGTGGCTTTACCGTTTTCTCGGTCTTCTTCAATCCCGGTGGAAATTGGTAACGCTAGGGTATCAAAGAATATTTCTGTGGGTGGTATGCCATATTCTACAGCTTGGCGGTATGCGCGTTGGGCGATCGCAAACTTTTTCTCGGCTGTCCGCGCCATCCCATCTTCATCGATAGTACCAATGATTACACCAGCACCGTATTTCTTCGCTAACTCCAGCACTTTCAAAAAGCGCGGTTCCCCATCTTCGTAGTTGGTGGAGTTCAGCAAACACTTACCACCTACAACCTTTAAACCCGCCTCCATCTTTTCCCATTCGGTGGAGTCAAGCATTAAAGGCAGTGTGACATTATTAACAATGCGCGAAACTAATTCGTGCATATCCCGCACACCGTCACGTCCCACGTAATCGACGTTGACATCGAGGATGTGTGCGCCTTCTTTAACTTGCGCCCGCGCCATTGAAACGAGTCCGTCCCAATCTTCCGCATTTAGCAAATCGCGGCACTTCTTGGAACCACTGGCGTTGAGACGTTCGCCAACAATCAAGAAGGAATTATCTTGGTCGTAAGGCTGAGTGGTGTAAATTGATGCTGCTGCTGGTTCTAAACTAGGTTG
This portion of the Nostoc sp. GT001 genome encodes:
- the metH gene encoding methionine synthase, which translates into the protein MTHSFLERLRSPDSPVLVFDGAMGTNLQTQNLTAEDFGGAQYEGCNEYLVHTKPEAVAKVHRDFLAAGADVIETDTFGSTSLVLAEYDLADQAYYLSKTAAELAKRVAAEFSTPEKPRFVAGSIGPTTKLPTLGHIDFDTMKATFAEQAEALWDGGVDLFLVETCQDVLQIKAALNAIEEVFAKKGDRRPLMVSVTMESMGTMLVGSEISAVLTILEPYPIDILGLNCATGPDLMKPHIKYLSEHSPFIVSCIPNAGLPENVGGQAHYRLTPLELRMSLMHFVEDLGVQVIGGCCGTRPEHIQQLAELAKGLKPKVRQPSLEPAAASIYTTQPYDQDNSFLIVGERLNASGSKKCRDLLNAEDWDGLVSMARAQVKEGAHILDVNVDYVGRDGVRDMHELVSRIVNNVTLPLMLDSTEWEKMEAGLKVVGGKCLLNSTNYEDGEPRFLKVLELAKKYGAGVIIGTIDEDGMARTAEKKFAIAQRAYRQAVEYGIPPTEIFFDTLALPISTGIEEDRENGKATIESIRRIREGLPGCHVILGVSNISFGLTPASRMVLNSVFLHEATTAGMDAAIVSANKILPLSKIDERHQEICRQLIYDQRKFEGNVCVYDPLGELTTAFAGVTTKRDRSLDESLPIPERLKRHIIDGERIGLEEHLKKALEEHPPLEIINTFLLDGMKVVGELFGSGQMQLPFVLQSAETMKAAVAFLEPFMEKSESGNNAKGTFIIATVKGDVHDIGKNLVDIILSNNGYKVINLGIKQPVENIINAYEQHKPDCIAMSGLLVKSTAFMKENLEVFNEKGISVPVILGGAALTPKFVYEDCQNTYKGKVVYGKDAFSDLHFMDKLMPAKATNNWEDLQGFLNEVETAEVSTNGHKEPKATTAEETSAEPKVVDTRRSEAVAVDIERPTPPFWGTKLLQPSDIPIEEIFWHLDLQALIAGQWQFRKPKEQSKEEYQAFLAEKVYPILESWKQRIIEENLLHPQVIYGYFPCQSEGNSLHIYDSENQSQQIATFEFPRQKSLRRLCIADFFAPKESGIIDVFPMQAVTVGEIATEFAQKLFAANQYTDYLYFHGMAVQVAEAVAEWTHARIRRELGFTAEEPDNIRDILAQRYRGSRYSFGYPACPNIQDQYKQLELLQTDKINLYMDESEQLYPEQSTTAIITYHPVAKYFSA